ACagacggtattcatgcaggttaaacacaAAAGTGTGAAGcagaagaaacatgtttattgtaaaaagtaGGAATGGAATGAATGTTAGAGTTTCTTTGTGTATAAGATCATTCCGAGTGTAGctgtttattgaataattcaagagctttgtgatggtggtccactatgaaagattgATTGAATGTTCATTCTGTTCGAATCAGGTGGGGCTGGGGCTTATTTCATGCCATGTCTTTCCTGTGCTTTTTGGGTCTTTCATGATCTTGTCTTTTGTGAACGTCGGTCATTTTGTGTTCAATGTTCGTCTGTGAGCATCAGTTGTAATTTGTGTGAAGTCTTCTTCCAGTGCCAAGGTAAATCTGTATGCCTGTGAACACTATCAAGTGGTTTTTTCCTGCATTCCACAAACCTCAGTGTTCCTGAGCTGATAAATGTGATTGTGAGTAGGGGAAGCTCGGACCATCACCCCGTCACAGTGTGCTGTATGTTTCTGTTCACTGTATTCGATGTCATGGATTCTTTTGGGGATACCCTGTGCAGCAACAATTACCAAAAGTGCTGTGAATCTTTACCATGGCTCATTTTCCCAGCTAattgtgtttgtctttgcaactGCAAATGATCCAgtataacacactacatacagaACTGATACTCATAAAGAGGCTTTTGCTAAAGGAAAACTATTTTCAGAGGAAAAAAAGTATAACTTTACATTGTATGTTaaatgaaaacaagttaaaaagtatcaaactatatttttttcctgtttggtgTCTTATAAAAAAACAAGTACCATTAGCTGGTCTAGTCCAAGATAATCAGAAATGCTCAGAGCAGTGCATGTTATTTGTCCTTTTTGGCCTCTTTTGCAGCTTCGTTGTCTGTTTCCAGATCCTCCGAGAAGCTTGCGCTCCCGTACTTCTTCACTTTGGACTCCACTGTTGCGAGTCTCTGTTTGAGCTTTTGCTGGCTCGAGGTAAACTCTGCCATCAGTCTGGCGAATTTCGTTTGCATGAGGTCCAGAACGGTTTCCAGCTGGTCCACCTTTTCTTGCATGTTTTGCGGGTCGTCTCCCTGTTTGGCCACCTCCTCGTCTATCAAGCCGTCCTTCATTAAAATGGCTTTCCCTTTCTCCTCCAGCGCCGCCTTGGCCTCCGGATACTCAGTCAGGGCTTCCATGAGGTCATCCTTGGATAAGCAGAAGAGATCGGAGTAGCCTATGCTTCTAATGTTTGCAGTCCTTCTGTTCCCCGACTTACTCCCCTTGATGTTCAAGATGCTGATTTCTCCAAAGTAACTCCCGTCACTCAAAACTACAAACTGGGTGATGCCGTCGTCCGCTACGACAGCCAGCTTCCCCTCTTTGATGATGTACATTTCTCTGCCAATGTCCCCTTTGCGACAGATATAGTCTCCAGGGCTAAACACCTGTGGCCTTAGCTTCAGCACCAGCTCTATCAGCAGCCCTGCTTCGCAGTCCTGGAAGATGCGCACTTTCTTCAGCGTGTCCAGGTGGACGTTGATGGCGATCTCGGCTTTCAGCTTGTCAGGCAAGTTCTTCAGGACCTCTTTTTCATCCACCGTTTTCTTGTTGGTCCAGAGATAGTCGAACCACTTGATGATTCGTGCCTCCAGGTCTTTGGTGACTTTGCGGAAATGCATGTATTGCTTAATGGAATCTATCTTGGCCTGGAATTCCGCTCTGGAGGCGTTCATGTTGGAAATCATGGCACCCACGTTACCGACGATGGTAGCGAAGATCAGCACTCCGATCAGGAAGTCGAACACCACAAAGAGGTACTCCACGTCCTTCACTGGGGGAGGGGTCTCCCCGATTGTGGTCAGCGTCAGTGTGGACCAGTACAGGCTGTAGATGTACTTCCTGGCCAGTCGACCGTATTCAGGGTGGCTTATGTTGGGGTACACCCAGGTATCTGTCCCAAACCCTATGGCTTTGGAAATGGCAAAGTATATGCATGCGTTCCAGTGGATAATAATCAGGATGTACAGGACAAGGTTGCCGATTCGAAAGATGTTGGGATAATTGGTTCTGGTTTCGGTGCGGTCAAAAAACTCAAACATGCGTGCGAATCGGAAGAGCCTGT
The Polyodon spathula isolate WHYD16114869_AA chromosome 9, ASM1765450v1, whole genome shotgun sequence genome window above contains:
- the LOC121321117 gene encoding cyclic nucleotide-gated channel cone photoreceptor subunit alpha-like translates to MSFLRDQSLCEDTCSELQRAVSMETREMSESRRSSFTGRGAMARVSRFLLSIRNWARKRLHHEEQRPDSFLERFRGPELKEASSRESNTQSALGQQGRVKSHWPSANFNVNNCNNTDEQGILSCHVCSLHIELFCRKKKEVFVIDPASNLYYRWLSIIAAPVMYNWCLLVCRACFDELQMDYLVLWGVLDYSSDCVYLIDTFVRFRTGFLKQGLLVKDSKALRENYMKTLQFKFDALSLVPTDLISIKIGSNWPELRFNRLFRFARMFEFFDRTETRTNYPNIFRIGNLVLYILIIIHWNACIYFAISKAIGFGTDTWVYPNISHPEYGRLARKYIYSLYWSTLTLTTIGETPPPVKDVEYLFVVFDFLIGVLIFATIVGNVGAMISNMNASRAEFQAKIDSIKQYMHFRKVTKDLEARIIKWFDYLWTNKKTVDEKEVLKNLPDKLKAEIAINVHLDTLKKVRIFQDCEAGLLIELVLKLRPQVFSPGDYICRKGDIGREMYIIKEGKLAVVADDGITQFVVLSDGSYFGEISILNIKGSKSGNRRTANIRSIGYSDLFCLSKDDLMEALTEYPEAKAALEEKGKAILMKDGLIDEEVAKQGDDPQNMQEKVDQLETVLDLMQTKFARLMAEFTSSQQKLKQRLATVESKVKKYGSASFSEDLETDNEAAKEAKKDK